The following proteins are co-located in the Apium graveolens cultivar Ventura chromosome 5, ASM990537v1, whole genome shotgun sequence genome:
- the LOC141660107 gene encoding uncharacterized protein LOC141660107, whose protein sequence is MEKAFSLTQVSDNLKSDYVSYFLKGGENYWWESTRSLEGESPVSWTRFTELFLEKYIPDCLQNQLEVEFLELKHGEKSVAEYEAKFTELARLVPAYVSTEAKKAKRFQQGLKSEIRSGVVALQLKTYTSVVQAALVIEIDQKLAAKERGDKKRKFEGGMDTADQRESSHKFPKQFGRNKNRRFRKQTFPRARTTTTSVAPTPTQSANSAVDCKLCGKRHSGPCKRDVQCFKCYQKGHYVSECNSEKPTVTFYNCGKVGHLARSCKTATQGSIGGSASQGSASTTARARTFKMTKRSNAQDSDVVANEFQFLGHVVGKDGIKVDPVNIEIVSKWEQPKISTEVRSFLGLAGKANIVADALSRKERLNVIKVVEELA, encoded by the exons atggaaaaagcctttagtctcactcaagtaagtgataatctcaAATCAGACTATGTAAGTTATTTTCTGAAGGGTGgggaaaattattggtgggagtccactCGTTCTTTGGAAGGAGAAAGTCCTGTTTCTTGGACCAGGTTTAcagagttatttttggaaaagtatatTCCGGATTGTTTGCAAAATCAGTTGGAGGTTGagtttctggagttgaagcaTGGTGAAAAGAGTGTGGcggaatatgaggccaagtttacggaattggcccgaTTGGTACCTGCATATGTGAGTACTGAAGCTAAGAAAGcaaagaggttccagcagggattGAAGTCAGAAATCCgcagtggagttgtagccttgcaactcaagacatatacctCAGTGGTCCAGGCCGCTCTAGTAATAGAGATTGACCAGAAGTTAGCCGCCAAGGAAAGAGGTGATAAAAAGAGGAAATTTGAGGGTGGTATGGATACGGCGGATCAAAGGGAATCCAGTCATAAATTTCCAAAGCAATTTGGAAGGAATAAGAACAGAAGGTTTAGGAAACAGACTTTTCCCCGGGCTAGGACTACTACCACTTCAGTTGCTCCCACTCCAACCCAGTCAGCCAATTCAGCGGTGGATTGTAAGTTATGTGGCAAGAGACATAGTGGTCCTTGCAAAAGGGATGTTCAGTGTTTCAAATGTTATCAGAAGGGTCATTATGTATCGGAGTGCAACTCAGAGAAACCCACGGTTACTTTTTATAACTGTGGTAAGGTTGGACATCTTGCTAGGAGTTGTAAGACTGCTACTCAAGGCAGTATTGGAGGTAGTGCATCTCAAGGATCAGCATCCACTACAGCTAGAGCCAGAACCTTCAAGATGACCAAGAGATCCAATGCTCAGGATTCAGATGTAGTTGCAA ATGAATTCCAGTTTTTGGGTCATGTAgtgggtaaggatggtattaaGGTGGATCCTGTAAATATTGAGATTGTGTCTaagtgggaacaaccaaagaTCTCGACGGAAGTTaggagttttcttggattagcag GCAAAGCCAATATAGTGGCAGATGCTCTgagcaggaaggaaagattgaatgtgaTCAAGGTTGTTGAGGAATTAGCATAG